Part of the Molothrus aeneus isolate 106 chromosome 8, BPBGC_Maene_1.0, whole genome shotgun sequence genome is shown below.
GTTCTGGACACTCTGCGGCCTCGCTGTCAGCCCCCGGCAGGGAGTGTGGCCCGCCGGTGGCGGGCAGCAGCCCGAGCGCGCTGAAAGCCGCCCGGCCCGTGTCGCCGCTCCCGCCTGGGGCTCCGGCCGgggccaccagcacagcagaacaCCGGTGCTCGCTCTCCGGTGTGTCTCCTCGAAGCCTCGAGAGACAACTCCTGCTCGGCCGTGGCGATGAGGCCAGCAGTGCCTTTGCAGTATGTTGGTGATGTGCAGGGACCACTGCTGGCCTTGCTGCATGAACCGTGGATGTTGGAAAACATTGCAGCGTCGCAGTGAATTTGAAGGGTGACAGGTATACCGTTCTCACAGCCGTTATCCTTTCACAAAGTACATTTTATGCCAAAGAATAAAGCTGCACCCTCTGCGTTAGGGGAAATGGTCACAAGTGATATAAAGCATAAAGACACCAGTATACAGAATTATTCTCTTGTGCTCCTGCTTCAGCTAATTCAGCTTTCCTTTCCCATAAAGGGGTTCCCTCATTCATGGCTTGAGCCTGGCAGTCATAGGATGGACTGTCAACTCCTCTGCAGGCACTGAAGTGACTTCACAAACAGTGGCCGTGAGCCGAAGACCTCGCACAGGTGACACGTCTGTTCCGGTAAGGGCCCTGTCTCAACAGAATATCCAAGTGCAGCTTTCCAGTGTAGATCTagaggggagggcagagcctggCCACTGGCATTATTATCTTCTATCACTGTAGTTTACTGGGACTAAGCTATGAACAAAAGTCTTATGTTAATTTTAGAGCATTAAGCAGTTAATTGTGTTAACACTCACAGTGACTTCAGTCTGCTTTCCCATAGCAGCCACACTGTGAAAGCACTTTCAGGGACTTCTttagcaagaaaaacaaaaaatagaagCACTGAAATTGTTTGTAAACTGTCATTTAGCCTGCTTTCTTTTAAGCCAGCAAAGTTTGAGTTAAATAGTTCAGTGGAGTATAGCCACAGCTCATTTTCTGTCCTGCACGTGTGTTTTCAGAAGTTCGCTCTGGGCCTGTATGTCACAAGCTGCACTGAGGGGGCCTTATATCCCAGAGCAATGCACTTCCCCAAGCACAGACACACCAAGCAGCATAAGACATGCTCTgtgctttttcagaaaaaaaactcaGAGCTCAGTGAACCATCCCTGTCCCATTATTCACTCACTGACACTTGAGCTAAATGAACCTTCTCAGATCAGATTTACATAAACTTGCTCTAACCTGTTCTGAGAAACATCCAAGGATACAACACCCACCTCCTTCCACTTGAAGATACCTCTAGTCATCGGTAGGCAAATTTATGATCCCATAAAAGTTGATATACAGTTCCTTAGTTCAGAAACATTCTGCTAAATTGCTTGAGTCTGTCTTGTTAGTAAAAAGTCCAAGGGTCTCAGTCATTCCCATTCCATCACATTGACCATTTGAGAATGATTACTGAAGTTGGAGTTGAAAGAGCCTTCCAAAACAATCTAGCTGTATGCAAACagttcttgccttttttttttttttttttgaggaagacAGATTCATACCAACTTTTCTTCAATATACCATAAGTACCTATTTCATACACCACAAGAGCAATGGTACTTTTAGAGGGATATTATTTCTACATTTGTTTTACAAAAAGCCCCACCAAGCCACCAAAATAAATTTGACGTTAACATGTTGGGAAGGAGAATACAAGGGGATGGAGATTGTTGAGATTGCTAGGTTCTCAGGACTGAAATAGGGTAGGAAACTGGCCAAAGCATCTAATacagaaaatgaataattttcacATTCACCATTTGAGAACTGATTCCACTTTTCTCTGCCTGAGGTTATGTGATTCAAATAAGCACTGCTGGCATTTCAAACTAAGCCTGACTTAATGAGATGACATACAGTGCTCCACTGCTCACTCCTtgataaaaaaacccagtgtttAAAGACTGGGGTTTGTCAGAAAATGACAGGAATTTCCAGGAGCTGAAGCTCTCATGTTCTGACAGGGCAAAACTGTaaggctgtgagcagagcaaTAGGAGTATCATTTCATcatatgcttttaaaaatagattctgTGCAACATGTTACACAGAACCCATATTGCAACAAGAAATGCAGAAGGAGTTTCACAAATTTATTTGAATCAGTGAGAACTAGTGAAGTGATCTTAAAACCCACATTGCAATTATGACTGGAAGTTTAGAAGTATGGTAACATCTTTTCAGGAAACCTGAGCTCTCAGGAGAGTGATTTCTCTTGCCTTTGGGTTGTAGATAATTTTGTGCATTGTAAATCACACACAAAACTGAGCACATAGGATAAGCTCTCCTAGTGAATCTCCCCCTTAACTATTGCAGGTCATCACTAGAAGAAGTGTAGCATTTGAAAGTTTAATGCAGAAGGAGTTTTGATGTCCCGAGTTATGTAATTCTAAATTTGGCTGAGTGTCACGGGGTGGTTTTGTTTATATGCTGCTAACTCTGGAAGACTCCTCTAGTTTGGAAATGCCAAACCTTTCTGATTCCCATGGGACACCAGAATTGTCTGTTTAGTAAGCTATATGACTGTTCTATGAGTTCTGTGTCAAACAGGCCTGGCCAGGTCCTAGTGTAGTTGAAATGAGAGAGCTGCACTGATGGGAGCATGATGACCCTTGGAACCTCTCTGGCCAATGACCACATCAGTTTCTCTAAATGCAAGGCTGGTTTCCTTCCTGGGAAGAACTTGGTGCTTATACCAAGAATTTGTCCACCCAGCAGCTCTGTAGACCCCAAGGGGAAGGAATGGTTAAGAAACAGCTTTTTTCCACCCTGTTCAGTCCAGGCTCAGTACTGATAGccaaagcagggctgtgggcagcccccttctgccactgcttctgcaggagctctgtgaTTCTTAGAACTCCCCTGAGTTTTGGGTTATCAAGTGCCCCTTGTTGCAGCTGCATCAGCTCTAGAATGGCTCATTTACTGAGCACAACAACGGGCTCCTGTTTGGGCAGGATTCCATTGGCAGTCCATGCCTGACCTGGAGACCTTTGATATTTTGGCTGGCAGACTACTTGTCTGTGCCCTGCTTGGTATTTCCCTGTAAAATATACTCTAGGATGTCCTTTCTTTAGGAGACATTACCCTTCCTCCCACTCATTCCTGAGTCAAGTCCAAGCATCACTGCCTATGCTCTTGGCTGGAAGGTCCACCCCTTTCTGCAGGGAGTGTACAAGCCTGCTCCCTGTTTCTTCCTCACTGGACAGCACAGTCTTCCAGCTCAGAAGGAGTCCCTGGTTCCTGCAGCTGGACACATCTGCATTTCCAGCTTTGCTTCCCAGAGGGGACTTGTTAAATGTACGGTACAGCTGCATACTGACAGCATCAAGACAGTCAGGAGAGGCCTAAGATATTGGGCTCCTTTTTCCAGTGGATCCTCATACTGCAGTTTTTTATGGCTATCTTTGCCTGCTGTTACCCAGAGAAGATAAGACTTTGGAGAAGTTTGTGAATTGTTCTCATGGGAAGAGCACAGTTGCCTATACCATACCTGCATTTTGatcttgatatttttattttattaaaattacacagagtttttccttctttttttttaaaggaaaaggcTTAGAGAGATATGGAGATTGAAAGAATCATTCAAGACACACTGACACGCTTCATCCAGTCCCACATCCCTGGAGCAGATCTCAGGTATGTTGAGATAGGCAGTTCCAGTATCGTTGCTCCTGCATTGTCACTCTGTGCATTATACTGAATTCTGTAGTTTTCCTGTATTTTGTGTTGCTCCCTCTTAAGCCAGATCCAGGATGTAGGTAATTTGCATAGGCTCTGATGGGAATGCTGGAATAACTATAGTTTAGCATTGCAATCTAGCAATGGCATTTCTTTGATGAGCAAGATGATTAATTTCCTGTCCAGTAATACCCATTAGGATATGGGATTTCCTTCATTCCACAGTGCTCCTAAATGGCTTTCTGAGCAGGATCATCTCTGTCAGGCCTCTCCCTGTATGCTGAGATACAGCCACCTTGAGGCTGGAACACAGCAGCAAGCGTGTTCCTGACACCAGCATGGAGAGCAGCAAGCAGAGAACACTGTATCCCACAGAAAGTGTAACTCACCTGAAATACCAGTCAATAGAGAACAGCCAAGGTCTTGAACACCTGGAATATTTTGGTTAGCTCAGCTGAAGCAACCACAGGAGCACAGCCTCTGGAACACACTGGGACTTTCATTCAGTGCTGCCCAGGCAGTAGGAACACATGCACTATTTATCTGTTAATGCTTCCCTCTCAACCGCTGACCACCTGCTACTTGGCCTTAGGGGTGGTATCTCCTCATACAGTCACATAGGTCCTGCTGCTCTATTAGAAAGACACAAGGTTAGGCAGAATGGGgatggagagaaaggaaaaaatgggcCTGCTGACCTTGCTGTCTGTGTTCTCTTTGTCTCCAGTGGGATGGATGATGTTTTCTTCTCTTACATCACGGGTGTCCTGGAAGAGCTGGGCTCACCAGAATCCCCTGAAGAGACTTTTGACATGGACACCTTTGTGGAAATGATGGAGGCATATATCCCTGGTTTTGCAGAAATCCACAGGTATGCGATTGTTACTGGTTTGTATGTGTATGCCATGCATCAAGGGCCTAGCCCCAAGACCCCCAGTACTACAAATTCTTTTGTTATATCCAGTTGAAAATGTATTAGTACTAAACCTGAGCCATCATGATAAGTCACTCTTTGCCTGAATACACAGATGCTAATCCTAGTATAGTTTGCAAGTAGGTCCTTGGTAATCTGAAATACCAGTTGATTTTACTGGGCTTCCCATCAAGCTTTGTCTTTCTATAAAATGGTAGCCAAGTAGGAGAGGCTAGTGCTTTTATTCTTCATGCTTATTATACAGCTTCTGTCTCTTGCAGTGGGGATGTTTGTGAAATGATGTTCTCCCTCTCAGAAAGGCTTTGTGAAGCTCGCAACAAAGGTGAGTTACACAAACAATGTCAGCACAAGATCTGTAGTTTTAGCCTTAATATTTGGAGTTGAACAATGTCACAGAAAAAGTACAAACTTGTTTGCCACAGTTAGGAACTTATAAGGTGGCCCAAATTGATTGacaggtttgggggttttttttccaacagtCAGGTTTTTCACATTAACAAATGGGAGATGGTAGGTTGGAGTCATATGGAATACTGTCCAAGACATACTGAAGTGAAAAACACTTGATCAATTCTCCAAATACCTCTATTGAGATCAAAGCCAGAGTAATAAGAAAGAACTAACTAATTCAGGGCTGCTTGTTGAAATTCTGCTGTAAGTTAATTCTGAAAGAGGATTTCTGCCTGCCTCTGATAGCCATCTGCCTAAGTGGCACTACCACTGGGCAGCCTTTATCAGGTACATCATCAAATAGGGTATCCAGCTGAGTGCATGGATACAACATCTAACTTTGAGCATCCTCAAAGCTCACTTCCTGTTCATCCATGAACCCTGGCACAGATGCAAAATCAGTGATGTGCTCTGACCTGCACTCTGCAGGACTGCAGAAGACTACGCTGTGACAATGGCCCTTTCTAACCTCAGCATTCACAGGCCAGCTGGATTGCTGTATCAATTAACTCCATGGGTACTTTCCACTAAGGAACAGACAGGTTGCAGTGCCTGGATATCAAATCTTTCAGGACATAACCAGTCTGAGTTTTGCTGGTCTAGCAACATCACTGCTGCCTTGCCAGTAGGCTACACAATGTAGAATAGACAGTCCTGTCTTTTATCTTTCTTACTGCTTTCTTGAACTTGACAAAatcttctgctctgctcccctgcatCCTACCCTTTGAGGATTCTGATGTAGCCAGAGTGTGGAAGGAAAGCACCATTCCAGTCTTAGGACAGAACAAAAGTGAAATGGTTCTTCCTACAGTGGGAAAAAGAGcctgtaaaaaaagaaatccatccAGAGTAACCTGATCACAGGATGTGCTGGCTTGCATGCAGCCTGAGGACTACCATAGTGTATTCCCAAGTTTAAAATCAAAACTACACCTTAGTTCAAAGAGCAAATACCAGGGAATTCTTAGAAATAGAAGTATCCACAACCAAAGCACTAGTGGACTGAGAATTGAAAAGTATAATTGAATTTGCAAGCAGCCCGTGCCCTTTACAGCCTGGAAATGCAGAACTCGGGCACTCCAGCATGTGCTAGCACTGGCTTCCTGCAGatcagtgggagcagagctgcagctatCCCTGCTAAGGGCAGGAGAAACAGTAGTGCTTCCAAGTATTGTCACTTAAGAAGAGATTTGCTTTGGCACACAATGCACTAGCAATCTAATGCCAACAGAAAGCACAGAGCTCTAGCCTTAGTGGGACTGTTCCTCAGGAGATATCACTGTGTCTTTAAGAAAAACTTGGCCAAAAGGCTGTGGAAAGCAGGAGTGAAGCGTCCTCTGAAGATCTCACCAAGGGccaggaggctggagctggagcctgCAACGGGGAAAGACTGTGCACTGTAACAGACGGAGCCGGGGCCCAGGTAGGAGTACCCCgcagaggagcaggaacacGGGACAGGCACACAGCACTAGGCTACCAGCACCACCTGAGGGCATTTTCCAGCTCTGGACAGCATAGGCTGTGACACAGCATCACTTCTGTCCATGATCTTCTCCATTGTATGGCCTGAGCAAGACTGTCAGAAAATTATGTGCTGACAGACTGTGAGCCAATGCTCTGGCTCATCCTTTTCAGTGGCTGGAAAGCGTAAGCAAGAGCAATGGCTGAGagagcctgtcccagtgccttCAGAAATCCCACAGCAGCTACAGGTACTGCAGTACCTTCTACATCAACCCCAGCTTCCTCCCCCACACCCTGCTTGCTGTTTCTCCAGTACTGATCTATTCCTGCTCTGCAGTACAAGCATTCTGTGTCCACAGCGTTCTAGAAAATGCTGCTATGGTGATGCCTTCTGATGTAGCATCAGGTCAGTGTTTAGCAGGCCCTTTCCTTTCTAATCAAAGTACATATAACTTCACAAGGTGGGCAGGAGTCAGGCATTCGCACCACAGGGTCCAGGAAGCTCACTCACTCTTAAGCATGGCCACACAGATGAGTCAGGTTACAGGAGCCATGCTTTAAAGCAAGGTGAAATACAGAGGGAGGAGAtcaaaggagagagagaggagttGGTCTTTCCAAAGATACAGTCCCCTGTTAGCTTCAGGAATCAGATTTAGTAATGGTGGTAAGGAGAGAGAGCTTTCAGCAAAAGGCAAGCTGAATTTCCTGACTATGAAAAAACAGAGGCCCTTTTCAGTAGCCCTCTCCTCACTGCATCCCCAACTTACCACTGTCTCTTTCTCCAACTAGGAAGGTGCTGACTTGAAGGATGgggtggagctgctcctggagatgTTCCCAGCCTGTACTGTGAACCAGGCAGAGAAGGCTCTCGCCATGACCTTGGGGAACTTGGAAGAGGCAGTGCAGTTAATTGtggaggagaaggtggaaaTAGGCCCAGCAGGTGCGAGTGTGAAGGTACTGTACTCTGACCAGGGTGGCAGTGGGCCAAGGAGCAGGGCAGAACTCAGGGACATACAGGTGCCACAGCTGTCTGCTACAAGCAGAAATTTTGACTGCAGAAACTTTATGCACAATAAGCCAGGAGGATCATGCAGAGCAacagctcctttccctcccctggcTCTCCTAGTATAGGCTGTGCCCACCAAGGCAGGACCccagtggagctgtggctggcaccCCTTTCCCCCTGGAGTGCTCCACCAGCAGCTGGTTTCACTGAGCTAGCAGGTAAGCTGTATGCCCTGTTGTGCTATTCACACACCAACTTGTCTCCTCCCAGGAACTGGCACGGCCTCGCAGAGCACCCAACCACGAGGAGCTAAAACAGGTCATCCTACAGAAGTAAGTACCCAGCAGCAAAGAACCCCTTGTTTTGCTCCAAATCAATGAAGAGGTAGCAGTTTGGGGAACAGTGTGGTCTATAAAGAACTAGGGGTGGGTATTGGCTGAACACATCTAAGCACAAATACAATCATCAgctgggaagaaggaaaaaaaaatgaaaaaaccaactaaccaaacacatacacacaaaaaacccaaaaacccaaacaaacaacccacaAAACCTAAACAACAGAAcaggtttggtttcttttagaGCTCTGGCACAGAAACACATGACCTGTACCAGCTGGGTCACAGCACTGGCTGCGTGCAAGGTTTCAGCCTCCTATAGATGCAGTGTAAGTCACAGTGCTGTTAGCTGAGGTCCTGGTTAAAGGTTCAAGGCACAAACATCATGCTGCAGCTCAGGTAACAAACACATGGTGACCTGTAGAACTACAGTAACTCATTCATACCTCCATTCTTGGAGACAGTCCAAACAAGGTTAAAGATACCTTCAAGAGACTGCCTATACAACAGCACTGGGAAGATTGAATCTCAACTGCTGAAGGTGTGAATTCAATGCATTTAAAGAAACCTCTCTGAAGTCCTATGGACTTCTTGGGAATGAAAGTTTACCTATATTCATTTCTAAAAGCATTCAAACAGAATTCTCAATGGGAGAACCCACACTGTGGTTTCATCTCTCTGCTTTAAGATCACATCTTTCATGAGTATCCTCATGCAGGCATACAGCTTCCACACGTCTATCCAGCCACATCTTTTCCACTTTACATTCTCCCCAGGGACAAAATAAACAGTCGATAGGCTAGGAAAGATAAAGCAAGGCAGAACAGCATCCAGGCAGAAGTAGTAATCCTTGTCCTTGCCCATCTCCTGTGCAGGCTCATTTCAGAGGGAcaggcaagggaaaaaaaaccaccagctTCTTGTTATGTTTCTGAGAACTTCACTTTAATGACATTTTGGCAACATCCTGTACTTTAAACATCACTCAAGCACAGGTACAGAAAGCAGATGGCCATAGCTGAAGATACACAAGAGTAACTATACTAACTACTGAGGGAGAAGTCATGGTCACCTGTGCTAAACCAGCACCAAAATCTCAGAGTAGCAACTCAGCAGTACAGCAAGCAAATGCTTGGACCCTGATGTTTCAATTACATAGGAAATGAGGTGATGCTTTTATCAAGTTGCTTCCAGCACAGACCTGTTTCACAGTCAAGTAGTAGGAGGAGTGTGAAAGGAACACCATCATTCAGGGCAAAAGCAGACAGATTGGTCCTGTAATCTCACCTATGTCTCATTTGGCTGCCATCACTAGCACTGAGAAGGAACAAAGCTGCCCTGATGGCAGAACACAGCAGACCTCAGTACCTCTCTCAGTTCTGCAGTGGCTGTCAGCATTCTCAACCACCTGAGTTTTCAATACCCTTCACATACAGCTAAGGATGCCACTCCAGGAGAATCCCGCTAGATTCTCACCAGAAGGGTGACATACTTCCTGCCCATTTCACCCAGAGGGGAACACGTTTTCCTAGCTGCAGTCTAGGCAAGTAGGACACAAACCAGCCAGGGGAGAAGGGACATAGGCTGTGAGTAGCCCCCAGTAATGTATGTTAGAGTGTTCACTGAATGCTTCTTGTGTTTCAGATACATGATGGTGGATAGTGCAGACGATCAGAAAACACATCGGCCAGCTCCACCCAAAGAGGTAAGCAGGCCCAGCTCACCAGCAGTTTAAATGTCCCAAaggttaaaataaaaccaggctGCAAGTCCAAAAAAACAACAGGGCAGGCCAAAGGCAGGTCTGTTCATAGAACCTGTCAGTCAAAGAGGGAAGATTAGCTCAGCTAAGGTGCTGCAGGAAATGCCAGTTCTTACCTTTTCTGACTACCATGGCTCTTGCTCCCTCCCATCAGATAGCACCCTTCCCAGTTTTGGCCAAGATTCCCAACACAGACAATGGTAAAGCAGCCCACCCAGTCACCTCCCATAGtgcagctctgcttttgcttGCCCCCTCCATTTCTCTAGCAGTGTGGCTGTCCATCCACTTGGTGTTGATATctttcctctccaggctcccaagAAGTTGATCCGCTATATTGATAACCAGGTGGTGAGCACAAAAGGAGAGAGGTACAAAGACATCAAGAAGCCTGAGAGTGAGGAGATGAAGAGAACCTACATCAGCCTAAAACCAGCCAGGAAGTATAAATTCCACTGACAGCCAGGTCCTCCTGCTCTTCAACCTTCCACCTCACTGCCAGGCATGGCAGGATGGATGTGTGGTGCTAGGAATGAGGTCGACTTCACCTGCTACTAACTTGAACTAACCTGGAAACCAGGACACTGCTTTCAGTTTCCTCAACTAACCTGGCTGAGCAGACTTCTCTCCTTGTGTAGCTATCCCTCTGCCCCCCCGGGCACACTGCAGTGGCTCTCCAGGACCTGGGCATTCTCTGCTATTCCTTGCATGGGACATTTTTAGATCTGAGATGTGGCATGTGCTTTTGCAGCAACCTTTTTAACAAGTCTTTGTGCACTGTTGCTTTGAGTGCCAGTATTAATAAAGATGATGTGAGTTGGTGTGTAGTTCAGCCAGAGCGTGCACATGCTTTAAAACACTGCCTCCAAAGACAGGAGCAGGGTCATCCTCTCTTCCTCTAATTACTCTCTTCATCACGTTCTCAAGATGCAGCTGCTGTTTGATTAATTGCCTAGCGGATTAAAGGGCTTAGGCTCAACTCCAGCACTAGGCTCCCCCTGCCAACACAATCTGCAGCTCTCTCCATAAACTCCAGCTGATAGCAGAGTCAGTGCTCCTGCCATTTCTCACCACTGTTGAGAGCCAAAGCTCCAGCCACACAACTGGGAGCAAAATACAGTAGCAGGCCTGAGCACTACTAAAATATTAAGTCAGATGCTGGAAGAAACAAATGGCAATGACCAACTGCTTTCAGTGACAGCACAGCTAGGTTTGGCATTTTTCTGTCAATCAAACTGCCATTTGGAGCACAATTCCCACCTTGTTCCAGCCTAAACCAGCACACTAGGCCTGGGCAGACACACTGCCTGTACTGGGGCCATGCTAGTCCTTTGGTGCCAGGCTAGCCAGTGGCTGTGGGCTGGAGCTTAGGCTCACTGCCCtcctcccagagcccagagggGCCTGCCCTCTCCCAAGAGGAGGGTTGGTAGCTATTCTTTCTGCTCCAGCTGGTCTGCTTTgttccacagctctgctggcatgCCCTGCACACCTACCCCAGGGGACAATCCCCCATCAAATACTCCCCTGCTTTCTGGACAGCCGCTGCttaaagatttaaaatacaACAAATAATAAGTCCTATCTATCAGTTGGCCTGACCAAGCACCTGTTCAGCACCATGGTGTTCCTGCAAATCACTCGCTCTTTCCACGCCACTGCAGAGGGAGTTACTTTCTCCAGAGGCACCAATGAAGT
Proteins encoded:
- the CUEDC2 gene encoding CUE domain-containing protein 2 isoform X1 — protein: MEIERIIQDTLTRFIQSHIPGADLSGMDDVFFSYITGVLEELGSPESPEETFDMDTFVEMMEAYIPGFAEIHSGDVCEMMFSLSERLCEARNKEKLGQKAVESRSEASSEDLTKGQEAGAGACNGERLCTVTDGAGAQVEGADLKDGVELLLEMFPACTVNQAEKALAMTLGNLEEAVQLIVEEKVEIGPAGASVKELARPRRAPNHEELKQVILQKYMMVDSADDQKTHRPAPPKEAPKKLIRYIDNQVVSTKGERYKDIKKPESEEMKRTYISLKPARKYKFH
- the CUEDC2 gene encoding CUE domain-containing protein 2 isoform X2, which produces MEIERIIQDTLTRFIQSHIPGADLSGMDDVFFSYITGVLEELGSPESPEETFDMDTFVEMMEAYIPGFAEIHSGDVCEMMFSLSERLCEARNKEKLGQKAVESRSEASSEDLTKGQEAGAGACNGERLCTVTDGAGAQEGADLKDGVELLLEMFPACTVNQAEKALAMTLGNLEEAVQLIVEEKVEIGPAGASVKELARPRRAPNHEELKQVILQKYMMVDSADDQKTHRPAPPKEAPKKLIRYIDNQVVSTKGERYKDIKKPESEEMKRTYISLKPARKYKFH